gaattTCTTTCGACTTTTGGTACagatataaaagtatatactGTTGGTCAAATGTTTGCTCATGCAGAGGCTAGGAAATCACCAGCATTAGATGGAAAAGTATGTAGGACTTCTGATGGTAAAGAAGTTAGATATGCTGTCATTTTGTCCGAAGCGGAGAAGATGATTGCTTATCGAATAGTTGAAGCATTTAAACAAACTGTATGTGGGTTTGATATATTGCGTACTACTATGGGTCCTTTTGTATGTGATGTGAATGGATGGTCTTTTGTTAAAGGGAATGTCAAATACTACAATGATTGTGCACATATATTAAGAGCAATGTTTTTAGCTAAgttagaagaaaaatataacatcaTTCCAAGAGACCTTGCTGATAATTGGTATAATATAGAAAACGAAGAAGAAGTGTTAAGGAAAACATTTACACAGCCAGATGATTTGCATTGTTCTCATCATGAAGAGTTATGCTCAGTAATCATTGTTATGAGACACGGTGATAGAAAaccaaaacaaaaaatgaaatttattacGGACAAACCATTATTATTAGATTATTTCAATTGTGAAGAAAGTTTATATAACGTTATTGAAAATAAGTTTACTCATGATGACCATTTGAAAATTAACAATGATTTTAGttgtagtagtaataataataataataataataacaatagtaatagtaatagtaatagtaatagtttATGCTTGAATTATCTAAAACACAATAGAATAGATTCCTCCATGTTTCAGTATGATGCCCGTAGCAAAACGTACTCTTCTAATTTGAATCATAACATTTCCTTTAATGCACAAAAATATGAATCCCACAGTAACGTATTTGTAGAAACTGCTAATCCTGTCCACGATAAACAAAACATCCATTTGTGGGAACACACTAGTAGCAACGCACAGCAGCAGGCAAACGGAGCTAACGACAGCAAGGTCGAAGCCACACATGAAAAGGCGGTCAAAAGGTTTGACTATGAGGTACCGTGCTCAACTACCATGGCTAATACTACCGCTGCTAACTGTGCCATCGCTTCTACTTCTGTTACTTCAGCTGGTGTTAATTGTGCCATCGCTTCTACTTCTGTTACTTCAGCTGGTGCTAATTGTGCTATCGCTTCTACTTCTGTTACTTCCGCCGCTGCTAATTGTGATATCGCTTCTACTTCTGTTACTTCCGCCGCTGCTAATTGTGATATCGCTTCTACTTCTGTTACTTCAGCTGGTGCTAATTGTGCTATCGCTTCTAGCATCACTAGCGCTACGCACGCAGACGAGCTTAGGAAGAATTACCTGTACAAAGCGTACACGAAAAAGGAGATAAAATTCAAATCCCCCGAAGAACTGCAGGATCTCTTTCTAAGAAACAACATCATTCTGAATGATATCAAGAAGGAGTACAAGGTTGTTAAGGAGCAGATGTTGAAGGTACAgggaaaaagagaagaaaatagTAACAAGGAGGGACAGCACGAATTGAGCAGTAGTAAAGAGGGGAAGCACAACCAAGGAAAAATCGAAAAAACGGATAATTGTCCAAATGAGGAATGTTTAGAAGAACGGGATAATCACGAAAAGAAGATACATGAAAGGGAGTTATCCAGAGATGGACATTCCAATATTTTGACGATGACGTTAGAAGAGCTTGAAGTGAAACGGAGCGAATATGAAGTAATGATAGAGAACCACAAAACACTACAAAAAATACTTGAACGAGGTGATGGTTTTACAGGTATAAACAGAAAAGTTCAATTAAAACCATTCGATTTTGTTATAGtgaatgataaaataatagtaacaaacATTCTGGTTGTAGCAAAATGGGGAGGAGAATTAACAAGGATGGGTAGAAGACAATCTGAAAATTTAGGAAAGAGATTTAGAGCTACGCTATATCCAGGTGATTCTGATGGGTTACTAAGATTACATTCAACATTTAGACatgattttaaaatatttacatcaGATGAAGGAAGATGTCAAATAACATCGGCAGCATTTACAAAAGGGTTTTTAGATTTAGATGGAGAATTAACACCTATTTTAGTAGCAATGGTTATTAGAAATTCTAAAGCCCATAGTTTATTAGATGATAATAGACCTAGTTTAGAAAGAACACATTGCAAACTGTATATTGACAGTATaatgaatgaaaataaaaatatagatgatgagttattaaagaaattaaCATGTGGTAAACATTCAAGGGGATTTAGagaatcattaaaaaaaattagaaacttttttgaattaatgagtaaaataagaaaaacgatttatgattttttaaaaagtttaaatCAGGAAGTACAGAAATGGCTTAATCTTTTTCCTTACGATGAATATGCATTATATGTTATAGACATACTTCATGAAATACAAGTGAGATGGAAATCATTAACTAAAATGtggtttaaaaaaaataaaaataaatatgacaCATCTAAAATACCTGATATAGTTGACAATGTGAGATTTGACTTAATACACCATCATTCATATTTAGGTAGTGGGTTAGACAAAGCTTTTGAAATATACAATCTTATAGAACCGTTAACTAATTTTATATCACAAGCTGAGTATGGTATTACTCCTGAAGATAAGGTAAAAATTGGTGTTAACATTGTCGGGAAATTGCTTAGAAAACTCATACACGATGTTACATATTACAGGGATGAAGAGGATaggaataagaaaaatagtaAGTCCAACAACTCGCTTAAAAATTCCTTCCACATCTCGCACATGAACCCGTTCAGCTTTGTGAAGGGGAGGGAGAGGCAGGTAAAGGAAGTTGGGCAggtgaaaaaaataggaCAGATACAGGAATTAGACCAGGGGAACTGTACGCAAAATACTGCACAAAATACTGCACAAAATGCTGCACAAAATACTGCACAAAATGCTGCACAAAATACTGCTCAAACGTCGGAAGGGTCAGAGGAACAAAGAGGGACGCCTAAATTTGTCAACACGTGTGAGTACAACTCAAGgcaaaattttttagataCTTTAGTATTGAAAAATAGCTACATAAAGAGTGCTGAAGAGAGTAAAAATGAGAGTGAAAACAAAGGCACATGGAacagaaatattaataatgaagTGGATAATAtgagtagtagtagtaatactAAGGCGTTAAATGATGTAGTGAGGGAAGAGGGACCTATCATTAAAGGGGCAAGAAGTGGTTCTCCAAGTAATGCAAGTAACAACGTCGTGGCAAGTGGATCACCAAGCAATGCAAACAACTACATTCCGATAAGTGACAATATATCAACCCTTTATTCGTTCAATTTGGAgagtaataaatttaaaaaagaccATTCTGATAATGTTAAACAATATGAAAGGCGTGAATACATGTCAAAAGAGGACAGTGGAAATACTACAGGAGAGGGGAAATACagtaatgaaaaatgtaatgCACATGTAAGCACATTAATGGAAATGGACTTATCTGTGGGGAACATTCCCCATAATTTAGAAATACAGGAAGAAAGAAGCAATCAACTACTAACAAATTGTCTATATTATGTCAACACGAGTTCTACTGCactgaaaaatataaatgattctACCCCCAAAAGTAATATACCAACACTAGATTCTAGAAATAACAATGTCATAGAAATAGGAGCTCATACAAATGCATATATGAGTTCCTGCAACAACTGCAGCAATAGTGAAGGTAAAATAAGCAAGTTAATGGATAATCTGAACAATGATTACAAGAGTTTGCTGCATCTTgctgatataaatataagcaGTATGAACAATGTAAGCAGCATGAACAATGTAAGCAGCATGAACAATGTAAGCAGTATGAACAGTGTAAGCGGCATGAACAATGTAAGCAGTATGAACAATGTAAGCAGTATGAACAATGTAAGCAGCATGAACAATGTAAGCAGTATGAACAATGTAAGCAGCATGAACAATGTAAGCAGCATGAATACTATGGGCGGGGTGAACAGCTACAGCAAAAGTAGCATCATGTACAACACAAATGtgaaagatatatatacgccaaaattaattaacaaaaaagagGCCCTTGTAATAAACTCGTCTGACTTGTGGGCTCATCAGAATAAGTACagaaaggaaaataatgaaaaacaaaaaatgaaaaaaataaaaagtgcCAAAGAAATAGatatgaatgaaaaaaaagaagacaacaacaataattataacaacaataattataacaacaataattataacaacaataattataacaacaataattataacaacaataattataacaacagtaattataacaacaataattataacaacaataattataacaacagtaattataacaacaataattataacaacagtaattataacaacaataattataacaacagtaattataacaacaataattataacaataataattataacaataataattataacaataataattataacaataataattataacaacaataattataacaacaataattataacaacaaTGATTATAGAAAGAATAATagttatagtaataataataatattacttaTAAACACAATGCACCTCAGCAGAAGCCGCAGAACAACTATAGCGACAGTTTTTGTATGAATACTCATATGAACGAATGTTATGACGGggtcaggaaaaaaaatgggacTGAAGAGGAGCACGTGGGGGAGGGAGGAGGAAGTATTAAAAGTGTGGAAAGTGGACAGAGCGGAAAGAGGGGGAAGTCTTGTTATTCCATGAATACCGTTCATGCAAGTGATAATACCGCTTACATTTTTCCGAATGATGCAAACGAACACAGAAGGGACGGTAAAAAGGATGGCAGAGAGAAGAACGAAAAGGGGGAAGAAATGGAGGACGGGAAGGAGGAAGATGATGAAGGGGAGGAAGAACAAGAGcatgatgatgatgaagatATAATTAGGCTGAAAGAAACAGATGCAAGGAGACTGGGTATAAGATCCCCATGGAGAATGGTTAGGTCACGATATTATGTTACATCAGCATCTCATATGATCTCgttgttaaatatattaatacatgcAAAAAATGCTGATAATTCAATTAgtcaaaatattattgacAATGATTCATTAAAAAGCATAGGGGATGTTACagatttacattatttatcaCATTTAGTTTTTAGAGTATGGGAAagaaaacaattaaaaagaaatgacCATAACAGATTTCgtatagaaatattattcaGTTCTGGTGCAAAGGATGGCTTTGGTCAGAATTATGAACTTTTAGAAAAAGATGCAAAGGCACAACAACAAAAATATGAGAGACacataaacaaatattttgatgataaagataaaaaagggCATATCGAGAAAAATGATCCATATGGGATTAATGTCAATCGGAATGGCGATCCCCTAAGTGCTATAATTACATCATCTGGGGAAGATAAGCCCAAGGTGGAGAAAGAAAGAGGGAAGGGCGAAAATTTGGGGGATGATAAGAAAGGGCATATATCAAGTAACTGCGCAAGTGGCAGCAGTAATGGGGGCGGTATTGGAGGTGGTAATAATGTAAGCAGTAGTGGCTGCAATGGAGGTGGCGCAAACCACGGGAGTGAGGAGCGGACGGCGAAGGCAAGCATAGAAGAGAAGAAGAACTGCCTCAACCGTAGCAATAATAACATAGGAGATGATCCGAATAATGAATCGTATAATTCCCATTCTAATTCATcaataaatatgaaagaggataaaataaagagaatGAATGTAAGTAGTAGTTTTAAGTTTTCAAAAAGTGTAGTAGATAAACCAGTCAGTTCGAATAGAAGAGGAtctaattatttaaatttcgATATGATGAATATGgcagagaaaaaaaaaagtagtgtGTATACCTTCTCTAATCATTCtgtaaatgataataatgtattatgttcattcaatatttttaataaaagtgaaaatgaggaaaaattCGAAAGCTCTTATTATAGAAGAGAAATGTCATACGAGTTTGGGAGCATACATAAAAAGATGAGTTTAagtaataacaatttaaatAGAGAAGGAAGTTATATGGTTAGGTCTATTAGCTctaatttaagaaaaaaaaacaaacaaaaagataatttaaaaatggattatgaaaaaaaagaaaaagaagatattactaaggaaaatttattaacatatGAAAATGAATGCATAAGTATTTGCTCGCAAGAATTAAACCGTAAATCACATAGAAGTTTTTCATGTCAAAGTGATAGAtctttttatgtaaataaaaaagatggaGAATTATTAAGTGATGatacaaaaggaaaaactaatataaaaaatagaaataatttacaagaaaatgaaaaaataaaaaataaatttgaaaaaaattatctacAGAGTAACAATagtgaagaaaataaaaaagttaatgtATTTTCTCATGTCTTTCaacattttaatgaaaataaaaaaaattccacGTCTAATTTAAAGttcttttataaaacatacatgccagattatgaaaaaattattgaaaatgacaaaaaagcAGAGACTTTTGATGTACCCCCTTATTGTGAATTAGCCCCCTTAATAGTTCTGACAAAGAATTGCCAACTGTCCACTTTTGAAAATATCTTAActcaaattttaaataaatactcaaaaagtagtaaaaataaggatAAGGGGAAGCTTGACAGGGACGCCAGGAATGGTCATAAATGAGCAGGAAGAGCAATGTTAATTGAATGTCTCTTTATGTACACACGTATATTTATAGTTAATACACACACGGATGTTCATGCAGATTTTACGGGGTCATAATTTCTCATTTAATTGTGAAACAACAAAAATTGTcttaaaaaatgtttcataaattgcttttaaaaataacgttttgattattttatttttttattattttatttttttattattttatttttttattattttatttttttattattttattattttatttttttttatctcaaaacaatgaaaaaacaagtaaataattttacattaacGTGGAAATAAAAACGCGGTTTATGTGCATAAACAAGCTAACGAATTATTGGTGTATGTTTAACAAAATGCGCCTTAATAAAGTTAAAATTGGCGTaatacgtgcatatatacataatgcatatacgtacacatacatacgtacacatattttcttaattcaTTCTTATCACTTCATCATTTTTCAAGTGTATaagatttaatttttattttattttattttattttatttctgttttttttttttttttttcaccttttaacatttattttccCTAGTTTGCAGAGTATTTTCCCGCatgtaaaacataaatacTAAAACAAGggatagaaaaaaagaaaaaaaaaattcataaataaagTATATCATTAGTCATAtgtcataaatataataaaataaattgtaaatataataagtcGCAACTAAAGTGAGTTATAAATAAGTTATCATCATAAAACTATTCTCAGCCCTtacattcaaaaaaaaaaaaaaaaaatcgttAAAATCTGCACCCATGGTAGTATTACAATACGTTCATCTTTTTGTGCAGAGAGCTTAAATATGCTTCATTATCTTCTGCATGAACAGCCTTGGCTATTCCAACCtgttttttaagaaataaaaaattgagtAAAATGTACACACGAAAAGGCGCAAAATTTGAAGAAAAGACGCACTGTTGCACGATATGGAGCCTTatcatgtttttttatattatattatattatattttttctttctttttttttttttttttttttttttttgtttgcattattttatttctttatttctttgtttattttatattatatattttataatttatgttttattttatattttattttatattttattttatattttatttttgtttttctctgTTACATATGAGTTTTTATTTTCGCTTCCCCTTCTATAAACAGTATAGTAGTATCTCATAAACGTTGCATTCCCCAAAATATACGCATGTCCATATTCAGGCGAAACTTCTATTTCCATAAATGCCGGCTTACATGTATTGAATTTTCGAACTAAATACTGTGATGGTGTTAATGTGAAAGGCATTTTATTCTGCATATATTAACAAGcaaggttaaaaaaaaaaaaaaaaaagggggaaatGAAACATGTGCAAGAGCCTACACGCATGCAGCATAAATCtgtgcacatacatatatatgcataacaTGTGTgcataatatgcatatatattccCATTTATTTGCTGCTTCAAGTTACGATGATGTAGGTCAAATTGGGGTAGCTTGCTATTATGTCGTCAATGTTGTTGTCATCACATTTCTGAGCAAAAAGGGGAATaaattatgcattttttttgaactgATCCAATGCGTGAAGAAACATTCATTTTTGTATAGCTCATTTTTGTATAGCTCATTTTTGTATAGCTCATTTTTGCATAGCTCATTTTTGCATAGCTCATTTTTGCATAGCTCATTTTTGCATAGCTCATTTTTGCATAGCTCATTTTTGCATAGCTCATTTTTATGCACTGCTCATTTTTATGCACTGCACATTTTTATGACTtgttcatgttttttttttttttttcccatttaaaaatataccttTGGGGGAAccattttaaagaaatattttatttccgCCCTAGGCACACTATTAAAGGAAGTTCCTGAatcaaatattaaataatttttatctttctttaattttttaccattttctTCGTGcttgttattatattcattatgtCGATCATGTTCTGCATTATTGTCCTGTTTCCAACTTTTATCATGTTCCCAATTTTGATCATCCGGATACCACAATTTCATACTTTTTaagtcatattttttttttaaatattttctcatataggatttttttttttcccttttatttttttccttcttcttTAAGTCGTACACAATTGAATTAGAGCCACAACAAAATTTTTGATGGTCAATATATAAGCCATCAAATTGTATTTCCCAGTAATATTCTCTGACGACtggaaacatatatatatctccttcaaaaaatcttttttccACTCCTCCAAATATTAAGGCCGAGTATTTATTATCACGACCTATGTATATGGAAAATTCATTATGTTTAAACTTATATGTAGacattaaattttcataaataggGTTTTTTCCAGTGGATAACATTGCAGGAAATGCTAAACCTACAATTCCTtcaaaatttattctttcaAAAACATtcgattttttttcatttcctttttctctttttacaAGACCAAATGGCTGGTTTTCTACTTTAAAGGGGCCTATTTGAAAGGTTTCCACACCTATTACCCCCTGAATTATGCCTGTGCCAAactgaaaaaatgaaacatgaGCACGTTCAggaaaatttatatgcacTCGCGCGTTCGGTAATTTTATACCTGGcacgtatacatacaaacatacataggGACAGAGACAGAGATGAAATAGACCgacgtacacatatatacatgcatgtaTCCACGTTCGTGCATTTTACCATAATATCTAAATTTGTATGGGGTGTGAAGTACCTAAAACTCTTGGACTGTTTGTAGTTGTATCTGTTCACTTTCAAACAGGTGTCATCTTTGCATTTTGTGCTGACTATCCATATGTTCCTTTGTTCGTtcaacatatatgtatacaaacatgttaatatatttacagtTATACAGAATCGGGATTATACTTTTCTACTTGTCATTTTTTATGTGCTactttttacttattttatttgcgTCTGCTTtgtatattacatttttttttttttttttttttttcttcttttttgtatgattatcttttttataacttaCGTGCTTCCAGTGTCGAAAATAGGTCTTATAGTTTGAGGAGGAGTTCCTATTTTGATAATTCCAACATATTGACtctggaaaaaaaaaaaaaaaaaaataggagtGTTCCAAAACGGATGAACATAAATGTGAAGTAATTGGACACGTGAACATGttgttcaattttatttaaaataaaaaaatgagaaaaacaaaataaatagcaATCATAATCGCTACAACAGTAATGATAATTACAACAGTAAAGATAATTACAACAGTAATGATAATTACAACAGTAAAGATAATTACAACAGTAAAGATAATTACAACAGTAAAGATAATTACAACAGTAAAGATAATTACAACagtaatgataattatagcaatgattataatattagccataattataacaataataaatgcATTGATAATAAATCATACGTCCTGTAGTTGCTTCAGGGGTAAAGTTACTTGGTCATTTAATGAaacctccttttttttaattgtactATCCCCTTTTTCTGCACCTTCTCTTTTGCCATATATGTAGTCTTCAAAATATTCATCATTCAAGGCATCACTACCGGGCGTCTCATCATTATTGACTGTATAATCTTCCGCATAAtctttatcataatttttagcATAATCTTTATCATAAtctttatcataatttttatcataatttttatcataattttcctcataattttcttttacgtCTCTATTGTATTTGTAATTATCCTcgtgaacattttttttcctgactattttcataatttggTAGTTACCCAACATATCTAACGATGTGTCATCATTttcaagaaaattataagattttttttttttttttgtttaagtTATTTCTCTCCGAGTACTTGTCAACAGGAtcatcattatatttatttatatctttttctaaataatcCACAGTTTCATCTCCTGCTTTATTTTCcatatcataaaaatatttcctcTTGCTTGGCACGGCCACCATGGGTATTATGTTCTATggatggaaaaaaaatgcttaCGCGCAAATATCATTGgatgtgtatgtatttatacgCACGTATATGtctacacacacatacatatatacatatttatatatatatatatatatatatatatatatatatgcatacacgcTTATGCACAAATTTATGCCTCATTACCTCTGACGCGCCATTCTCATGTATGCACACAGAACAATTAGTGCACAAATTACACGTTGGTATGTTATAATTCGTGGTTCCCTCTCCGAACGTTTCTATCTTATTTGAAAAACTTGAATCgttatttaaatgtaaacagttgattaaatttaaataaaatatttgaattacaaataaaactATTATCGTATATTgcgataaaaataatgaaattttttttttttttttttttatttttttaaaaactaaaaagaacattttttattatacatataatatagaacgggaagcaaaaaaaaaaaaaaaaaagaaataaaagaaaaataaaaaaataaaataaaagtctAAAAACGGAAAAAGATCAACACGTAGTATCGACCAAAGTCTTACGATATTAACtctattacattttttatacagccatataaaaaattaggaagaataataaaactgATGGAAAATTAGttcatctcttttttttttttttttttttagctaaCATAATAGAAGCATTAACATTGTCTATCTTACAAAAAATGCGTTAGAAATTAAAATGTGTATGCGCAGAGGAAATAGAGGGAGCAACACAGTTACGACTATCTCATTTagaataaagaagaaaacagAGGAATCAATGATAtcaaaaaggggaaaaaagcaataaaacaaaaaaacaaaaacgtagaaatgtaaaatagcagaaatgaaaaatagcAGAAACGAAAAATAGTAGAAACGAAAAATAGTAGAAACGAAAAATAGTAGTAACGAAAAATAGTAGTAACGAAAAATAGTAGAAACGAAAAATAGTAGTAACGAAAAATAGTAGTAACGAAAAAAAGTTGAAAtgcaaaaaagaataaaagcaaaaattttttaaatggttCTACTCAACTGCTTCACCAAATAACATAAACGAATTGTTCATTTGAAAGaattactaaaaattatttgaaattttttttttattcatcaCTCAGtttttaattcttataatggagatgaatacatatacttGCAGCCCTTTtcagaatataataatgctGCCAGTAACTCTGAACAGTTTAACTCAAACAAGTTATcatactttctttttttattttgaagtGTCAAATTGGTGTTGGTACGTAAAAAAGTACGTACAtccatgtacatatgcatgtgcatatatatgtacgtgtatgtatgtacgcataTAGGTATGTGTATTcatgtatgcacatatacacatacgtatacGCAACATATTCTAGCGCACTGTTAATCCCGTTATGGGTactctttccttttttgttctCTCTTTCGTTTTTTAAATTGCTTAATTACTGAATTTGTTATACtttaaagtaaatatatggtcattttttttttatttttcttttcatttttttttttggtccCCTGATATGGTGCAGCATGTTGCACACCATTTCGTCTTGCACTAAAAGGAGGATACTTTCACTTGAATATAAGGAGGAATGCATAAATGATAGCATAAATGATAGCATAAATATGGCAAAAACGATAGCATGAATTCgtttgttaatttttactgacttcttaatatttgataataatagtaatgttaaatataaaattgatGTAAAAAGTTTGT
This genomic interval from Plasmodium brasilianum strain Bolivian I chromosome 13, whole genome shotgun sequence contains the following:
- a CDS encoding acid phosphatase, which codes for MKMRKHIVSLDEEKLFENVSKDDCGIIKKFNLGVCAMESKVESAPMECILKRLAKSGDFNIIKFKEDMILNNDIDTWPIVDCLIAFYSTGFPLKKAIEYVNKYKPITLNNLDKQLILRSRLQIYEQLKKWGVPHANYVVVDHDTVKRGDHVFEEYYDYIVYDNIRLNKPFIEKPINADNHNNWIYYPKNTGGGCKKLFRKIKDRSSEYCPDIHKVRNNGIYIYEEFLSTFGTDIKVYTVGQMFAHAEARKSPALDGKVCRTSDGKEVRYAVILSEAEKMIAYRIVEAFKQTVCGFDILRTTMGPFVCDVNGWSFVKGNVKYYNDCAHILRAMFLAKLEEKYNIIPRDLADNWYNIENEEEVLRKTFTQPDDLHCSHHEELCSVIIVMRHGDRKPKQKMKFITDKPLLLDYFNCEESLYNVIENKFTHDDHLKINNDFSCSSNNNNNNNNNSNSNSNSNSLCLNYLKHNRIDSSMFQYDARSKTYSSNLNHNISFNAQKYESHSNVFVETANPVHDKQNIHLWEHTSSNAQQQANGANDSKVEATHEKAVKRFDYEVPCSTTMANTTAANCAIASTSVTSAGVNCAIASTSVTSAGANCAIASTSVTSAAANCDIASTSVTSAAANCDIASTSVTSAGANCAIASSITSATHADELRKNYLYKAYTKKEIKFKSPEELQDLFLRNNIILNDIKKEYKVVKEQMLKVQGKREENSNKEGQHELSSSKEGKHNQGKIEKTDNCPNEECLEERDNHEKKIHERELSRDGHSNILTMTLEELEVKRSEYEVMIENHKTLQKILERGDGFTGINRKVQLKPFDFVIVNDKIIVTNILVVAKWGGELTRMGRRQSENLGKRFRATLYPGDSDGLLRLHSTFRHDFKIFTSDEGRCQITSAAFTKGFLDLDGELTPILVAMVIRNSKAHSLLDDNRPSLERTHCKLYIDSIMNENKNIDDELLKKLTCGKHSRGFRESLKKIRNFFELMSKIRKTIYDFLKSLNQEVQKWLNLFPYDEYALYVIDILHEIQVRWKSLTKMWFKKNKNKYDTSKIPDIVDNVRFDLIHHHSYLGSGLDKAFEIYNLIEPLTNFISQAEYGITPEDKVKIGVNIVGKLLRKLIHDVTYYRDEEDRNKKNSKSNNSLKNSFHISHMNPFSFVKGRERQVKEVGQVKKIGQIQELDQGNCTQNTAQNTAQNAAQNTAQNAAQNTAQTSEGSEEQRGTPKFVNTCEYNSRQNFLDTLVLKNSYIKSAEESKNESENKGTWNRNINNEVDNMSSSSNTKALNDVVREEGPIIKGARSGSPSNASNNVVASGSPSNANNYIPISDNISTLYSFNLESNKFKKDHSDNVKQYERREYMSKEDSGNTTGEGKYSNEKCNAHVSTLMEMDLSVGNIPHNLEIQEERSNQLLTNCLYYVNTSSTALKNINDSTPKSNIPTLDSRNNNVIEIGAHTNAYMSSCNNCSNSEGKISKLMDNLNNDYKSLLHLADINISSMNNVSSMNNVSSMNNVSSMNSVSGMNNVSSMNNVSSMNNVSSMNNVSSMNNVSSMNNVSSMNTMGGVNSYSKSSIMYNTNVKDIYTPKLINKKEALVINSSDLWAHQNKYRKENNEKQKMKKIKSAKEIDMNEKKEDNNNNYNNNNYNNNNYNNNNYNNNNYNNNNYNNSNYNNNNYNNNNYNNSNYNNNNYNNSNYNNNNYNNSNYNNNNYNNNNYNNNNYNNNNYNNNNYNNNNYNNNNYNNNDYRKNNSYSNNNNITYKHNAPQQKPQNNYSDSFCMNTHMNECYDGVRKKNGTEEEHVGEGGGSIKSVESGQSGKRGKSCYSMNTVHASDNTAYIFPNDANEHRRDGKKDGREKNEKGEEMEDGKEEDDEGEEEQEHDDDEDIIRLKETDARRLGIRSPWRMVRSRYYVTSASHMISLLNILIHAKNADNSISQNIIDNDSLKSIGDVTDLHYLSHLVFRVWERKQLKRNDHNRFRIEILFSSGAKDGFGQNYELLEKDAKAQQQKYERHINKYFDDKDKKGHIEKNDPYGINVNRNGDPLSAIITSSGEDKPKVEKERGKGENLGDDKKGHISSNCASGSSNGGGIGGGNNVSSSGCNGGGANHGSEERTAKASIEEKKNCLNRSNNNIGDDPNNESYNSHSNSSINMKEDKIKRMNVSSSFKFSKSVVDKPVSSNRRGSNYLNFDMMNMAEKKKSSVYTFSNHSVNDNNVLCSFNIFNKSENEEKFESSYYRREMSYEFGSIHKKMSLSNNNLNREGSYMVRSISSNLRKKNKQKDNLKMDYEKKEKEDITKENLLTYENECISICSQELNRKSHRSFSCQSDRSFYVNKKDGELLSDDTKGKTNIKNRNNLQENEKIKNKFEKNYLQSNNSEENKKVNVFSHVFQHFNENKKNSTSNLKFFYKTYMPDYEKIIENDKKAETFDVPPYCELAPLIVLTKNCQLSTFENILTQILNKYSKSSKNKDKGKLDRDARNGHK